A single window of Anomaloglossus baeobatrachus isolate aAnoBae1 chromosome 5, aAnoBae1.hap1, whole genome shotgun sequence DNA harbors:
- the LOC142310047 gene encoding QRFP-like peptide receptor: MSTLDLHHTLGELLQWNVSLFGYLSPGNDSLWESTPFSSSVLFSAHEPGTIILVVMYSASFLAGLAGNIMALRVLGTRRRRRSRFSGVSGTRDLLVNLAVCDMMVICICMPINLGHQVHNAWVFGDFLCRAVPFVQAVSVSASVLTLSVISLNRYYSVHSPLHARTFFTTRRLGFMILVVWIFSSGLCVPLLFMNRTQNLVLFPGHLAVVVCTERWPSINMKLIYNFLLFCVLYVFPVLFNLLICFLTSRRLWGASDTVIENNSWSMSGSRLKARKKIAKMVVALVLLFTVSWLPLYVVDIWIDINMSYMPSNEALGHFKHDWILQVRPFAQWLGLTNSTLNPLCYCFVGNLYRSAKRFRNSYRERIVSIFSMSLTQAPGDPSVPRLLHYKAPREQDDQQPKRGKIRTTFRPLSKNKSASSVKICDQSPGHI; the protein is encoded by the coding sequence ATGAGCACATTGGATCTCCATCATACCCTTGGAGAACTTCTCCAGTGGAATGTTTCTCTGTTCGGTTATCTGTCTCCTGGTAATGATAGTCTCTGGGAGTCCACTCCTTTCTCCAGCAGTGTCCTCTTCTCTGCACATGAACCTGGGACCATTATATTGGTGGTCATGTACTCTGCCTCCTTCCTGGCAGGCTTGGCAGGTAACATCATGgcactgagagtgctggggacacGCAGAAGAAGGAGAAGTCGTTTTTCTGGTGTTTCTGGGACCAGAGATCTCCTTGTGAATTTAGCTGTATGTGATATGATGGTCATATGTATTTGTATGCCGATCAATCTTGGCCACCAGGTGCACAATGCTTGGGTGTTTGGGGACTTCTTGTGCAGGGCAGTGCCTTTTGTCCAGGCTGTGTCAGTGTCTGCTAGTGTCCTCACCTTGTCTGTGATCAGCCTGAATAGGTACTACAGTGTGCACAGCCCCTTGCATGCCAGGACCTTCTTTACCACCAGAAGACTAGGGTTCATGATTTTGGTGGTGTGGATCTTCTCTTCAGGCTTGTGTGTTCCTTTGTTGTTCATGAACAGAACCCAAAACTTGGTCCTTTTTCCAGGTCACCTGGCTGTTGTGGTATGTACAGAAAGGTGGCCCAGCATAAACATGAAACTCATCTACAACTTCCTTCTCTTCTGCGTTCTCTATGTGTTCCCAGTTTTATTTAACCTTCTTATCTGCTTTCTCACAAGTCGCAGACTCTGGGGAGCAAGTGACACTGTCATTGAAAATAACAGTTGGTCCATGTCTGGATCCAGATTAAAGGCTCGTAAGAAAATTGCCAAGATGGTGGTGGCATTGGTACTCCTGTTTACAGTGTCCTGGCTGCCCCTCTATGTAGTTGACATCTGGATTGACATCAACATGTCCTATATGCCTTCTAATGAGGCACTAGGGCATTTTAAACATGACTGGATCCTTCAGGTAAGGCCATTCGCCCAGTGGCTTGGTCTCACCAATTCTACTCTAAATCCCTTATGTTATTGCTTTGTAGGCAACTTGTACAGATCAGCAAAACGGTTTAGGAATAGCTATAGAGAAAGGATAGTCTCTATTTTCAGCATGTCACTGACGCAAGCACCAGGAGACCCTTCTGTGCCCAGGTTACTACATTACAAAGCTCCCCGAGAGCAAGATGACCAGCAACCCAAAAGGGGCAAAATCAGGACTACGTTTCGGCCTCTCTCTAAGAACAAAAGTGCTTCCTCAGTCAAAATTTGTGACCAAAGTCCAGGACACATCTAA